From a region of the Synechococcus sp. RS9916 genome:
- a CDS encoding CO2 hydration protein, with protein sequence MTVIQAPTPTEALPDLDELMARLLSDRPLLDDTPDHLLQVVNVLESYGLVLDAYSRNLVFQGETQLLKPFPVMRFFHEGFSFERLWQHLMGDRINFEYAEYCQKAMFWHATGGMDAYFDTEPFLEACQRIIQLRCRRDPLMAMINRLFPSFAPESIRSLTTIYALGLFWRVMSDIFIDLARRYKIGEVACVNDVVHHIRDGLVTAAAHPIEYKVTEGGEEIWILPPEAGLTFLMDVAVPYVEAVFFRGMPFLGTVSYNAQAQQIAPDISSFKYGALYADPIPSMGAGIPPSLCMSDMFRNLPEELSRWYDSHGRGQVDAHVQICVSFQKSMFCVTNAAIAGTLPHPLDSTDPSAQQANRDHARAWGERLMGCRRVALL encoded by the coding sequence ATGACTGTGATCCAGGCTCCCACCCCGACCGAGGCTCTCCCCGATCTTGATGAGTTAATGGCTCGGCTTCTATCCGACCGTCCGTTGTTGGATGACACGCCTGACCATCTGCTTCAGGTGGTGAATGTGCTTGAGAGTTACGGCCTGGTTCTTGATGCTTACAGCCGAAACCTGGTCTTTCAGGGGGAGACCCAGCTGTTGAAGCCCTTTCCAGTGATGCGTTTTTTCCATGAGGGCTTTTCGTTTGAGCGCCTCTGGCAACACCTGATGGGGGATCGCATCAACTTTGAATACGCTGAATACTGCCAAAAAGCGATGTTCTGGCATGCCACTGGTGGCATGGATGCTTACTTCGACACCGAGCCATTTTTAGAGGCCTGCCAGCGCATTATTCAGCTTCGTTGTCGCCGCGATCCTCTGATGGCGATGATCAATCGACTCTTCCCTTCATTTGCTCCGGAGTCGATTCGTTCGCTCACCACGATTTATGCCCTGGGTTTGTTCTGGCGGGTGATGAGCGATATCTTCATTGATCTGGCACGTCGCTACAAGATTGGTGAGGTGGCCTGCGTCAATGATGTGGTCCATCACATCCGAGACGGCCTGGTCACGGCTGCAGCGCACCCGATTGAATACAAAGTGACAGAGGGTGGAGAAGAAATCTGGATTCTCCCTCCCGAAGCCGGTCTCACCTTCCTGATGGATGTGGCCGTTCCCTATGTGGAAGCGGTGTTTTTCCGGGGAATGCCCTTCTTGGGCACTGTGTCCTACAACGCCCAGGCCCAGCAGATTGCTCCTGATATCAGCAGCTTTAAGTACGGGGCTCTTTATGCCGATCCGATTCCCAGCATGGGTGCTGGCATCCCCCCCAGCCTCTGCATGTCGGATATGTTCCGCAACCTCCCTGAGGAGTTGAGCCGTTGGTATGACAGCCATGGCCGCGGTCAGGTCGATGCCCATGTGCAGATCTGTGTGAGCTTTCAGAAGTCGATGTTCTGCGTCACCAACGCCGCCATTGCCGGCACCCTGCCGCATCCCCTCGACAGCACAGATCCCTCTGCCCAGCAAGCCAACCGCGATCATGCTCGCGCCTGGGGTGAGCGTCTGATGGGCTGCCGCCGTGTGGCGTTGCTCTAG
- a CDS encoding 4a-hydroxytetrahydrobiopterin dehydratase, with product MVKHGWEERNRPIRLERRFEFETYSATRDFLDRLGSFSEDQQRFPDISFGRTYVNITLRPLDESEGAQLQENDHAFAAGVDGLLD from the coding sequence GTGGTGAAGCACGGTTGGGAGGAGCGCAATCGGCCGATTCGCCTGGAGCGCCGGTTCGAATTTGAGACGTATAGCGCCACCCGTGACTTCCTGGATCGCCTGGGCAGCTTCAGTGAAGACCAACAGCGGTTCCCCGACATCAGCTTCGGACGCACCTACGTCAACATCACCCTGCGCCCTCTCGATGAGAGTGAGGGGGCTCAACTTCAAGAGAATGACCACGCCTTCGCGGCGGGGGTGGATGGATTGCTCGATTGA
- the cbbX gene encoding CbbX protein codes for MDCSIDLASSYADSGVAEVLEQLDQDLVGLTPVKTRIREIAALLLVEQARRSMDLTSAAPGLHMSFTGRPGTGKTTVAMRISEILHRLGYLRKGHVVTVTRDDLVGQYVGHTAPKTREMIKRAQGGVLFIDEAYYLHKPGNERDYGAEAIEILLQDMERQRSEFVVIFAGYKDEMETFYQSNPGLKSRVSHHIDFPDYSNEELMEIAKMLLRQQNYCFDDNAVRAFADYIARRRQLPLFANARSIRNAIDRMRLRQANRLFARMGQALDRDDLITIQAADILTSRVFLGEVEGQDPALPLT; via the coding sequence ATGGATTGCTCGATTGACCTGGCCTCCAGTTATGCCGATTCAGGCGTAGCTGAGGTGCTTGAACAGCTGGATCAGGATCTGGTGGGGCTGACGCCTGTCAAAACCAGAATTCGTGAGATTGCAGCCCTGTTGTTGGTCGAGCAGGCCCGCCGCTCGATGGATCTCACCAGTGCGGCCCCAGGGCTTCACATGTCGTTTACTGGACGGCCTGGAACAGGAAAAACAACTGTGGCGATGCGGATCTCCGAGATCCTTCATCGCCTTGGTTATCTGCGCAAGGGCCATGTGGTCACCGTGACTCGGGATGACCTTGTGGGGCAATACGTCGGCCATACCGCTCCCAAGACCCGAGAGATGATTAAGCGGGCCCAGGGTGGTGTGTTGTTTATCGATGAGGCTTATTACCTCCATAAGCCCGGTAATGAACGTGATTACGGGGCGGAGGCGATTGAAATCCTGCTTCAGGATATGGAGCGTCAGCGTTCCGAGTTTGTGGTGATTTTCGCTGGCTACAAAGATGAGATGGAGACTTTTTATCAGTCCAATCCGGGTTTGAAATCGCGCGTATCACACCACATCGACTTTCCTGATTACAGCAATGAAGAGTTGATGGAAATTGCCAAGATGCTTCTCAGGCAGCAGAACTATTGCTTTGATGACAATGCTGTTCGTGCATTCGCTGATTACATCGCAAGGCGTAGGCAGCTGCCCTTGTTTGCCAATGCTCGATCGATTCGCAATGCCATTGATCGGATGCGTTTGCGTCAGGCCAACCGGTTGTTTGCTCGCATGGGGCAGGCCCTTGATCGCGACGACTTAATCACCATTCAGGCGGCCGATATTCTCACCAGTCGGGTGTTTCTCGGTGAGGTGGAGGGGCAAGATCCAGCTCTACCGCTCACTTGA
- a CDS encoding DUF3136 domain-containing protein: MAQAKLTIGELEAGYPLYCKALRRLLKEGRSVDDIKKTVCWGHLETLTAACQADTKRPPICWH; the protein is encoded by the coding sequence ATGGCCCAGGCCAAACTCACCATCGGTGAACTCGAAGCGGGTTATCCCCTCTACTGCAAAGCCCTCAGACGGCTGCTGAAAGAGGGGCGCAGCGTGGACGACATCAAAAAGACGGTCTGCTGGGGGCATCTCGAAACCTTAACCGCTGCCTGCCAAGCCGATACAAAGCGCCCTCCTATCTGCTGGCACTGA
- a CDS encoding Rid family detoxifying hydrolase, protein MSTSPTQAITTAAAPAPVGPYNQAVKAGDWLYCSGQIPLDPATGTMVGDGDVEAETRQVLKNLNAVLTEAGADASRVVRTTVFLADLNDFQKVNALYAGMFGEGVSPARACVQVAALPLGAKVEIDCVAYLG, encoded by the coding sequence ATGTCGACCTCACCGACCCAGGCGATCACCACCGCTGCGGCGCCTGCTCCCGTGGGCCCTTACAACCAGGCGGTGAAGGCGGGTGACTGGCTGTATTGCTCTGGTCAAATCCCTCTGGATCCCGCCACCGGCACCATGGTTGGCGACGGCGATGTGGAGGCGGAAACCCGTCAGGTGCTCAAAAACCTCAACGCCGTTCTGACGGAAGCAGGAGCGGATGCATCAAGGGTGGTGCGCACCACCGTGTTTCTTGCCGATCTCAACGATTTCCAAAAGGTCAATGCCTTGTATGCGGGCATGTTTGGTGAGGGTGTGAGCCCCGCCCGCGCATGTGTGCAAGTGGCTGCTCTGCCGCTTGGCGCCAAGGTGGAAATCGACTGTGTCGCCTATCTGGGTTGA
- a CDS encoding ABC transporter ATP-binding protein, translating to MEVRGLWHRYSSANADWTLQGIDLTLQPGELVGLLGPSGCGKTTLLRLIAGFEVPSLGEVRMHGQPVASAQRWLPPERRGVGMVFQDYALFPHLTAWENTCFGLRRGQDTSRAAWLLELLGLERLTKRFPHELSGGQRQRLALARALAPAPAVVLLDEPFSNLDVEVRLRLRSELPAVLSRCGTSGVLVTHDPGEALAICDRVAVMKDGILHQCASPRTLVESPASSFVGRFVLQGNLLPVHREPDGRWRCLLGVLERNDAQSLDRHPDVAADQEQTPALLVDPSAISLELDPEGDACVMGREFLGREWLYRVEAAEQQMRLLLPLAQDYRRGTRCRLRLRAGESVLLYPHRIPLVATAES from the coding sequence GTGGAGGTGCGGGGGCTTTGGCATCGCTATTCCTCTGCCAATGCGGACTGGACGCTGCAGGGCATTGACCTCACCCTGCAGCCCGGCGAGCTGGTCGGTTTGCTGGGTCCCTCGGGGTGCGGAAAAACCACGTTGTTGCGCCTGATTGCAGGTTTTGAGGTGCCCTCGCTGGGCGAGGTGCGGATGCATGGCCAGCCGGTGGCGTCGGCTCAGCGCTGGCTGCCCCCCGAGCGGCGCGGGGTGGGCATGGTGTTTCAGGACTACGCCCTGTTCCCCCATCTCACGGCCTGGGAGAACACCTGCTTTGGGTTGCGTCGCGGACAGGACACCAGTCGTGCCGCCTGGTTGTTGGAGCTGCTGGGTCTGGAGAGGCTCACCAAACGCTTCCCCCACGAGCTCTCGGGAGGGCAGCGCCAGCGCCTGGCCCTGGCGCGAGCCCTGGCTCCGGCTCCGGCTGTGGTGTTGCTGGATGAGCCTTTTTCAAACTTGGATGTGGAGGTGCGGCTGAGACTGCGCAGTGAGCTTCCTGCCGTCCTCAGTCGCTGTGGCACCTCGGGGGTGCTGGTGACCCATGACCCTGGCGAGGCTTTGGCGATCTGTGACCGTGTGGCGGTGATGAAGGACGGGATCCTTCATCAGTGCGCCTCGCCCCGCACCTTGGTGGAGTCGCCGGCCAGTTCGTTTGTGGGGCGCTTTGTGTTGCAGGGCAATCTCTTGCCGGTGCACCGCGAGCCTGACGGTCGCTGGCGATGTTTGCTGGGTGTGCTCGAGCGCAACGATGCTCAGTCTTTGGATCGCCACCCGGACGTTGCAGCTGACCAGGAGCAAACACCGGCCTTGCTGGTGGACCCGTCCGCCATCAGTCTGGAATTGGACCCTGAGGGGGACGCTTGCGTGATGGGGCGCGAATTTCTCGGTCGCGAGTGGCTTTATCGCGTGGAAGCAGCGGAGCAGCAGATGCGCTTGCTGCTCCCTCTGGCTCAGGACTATCGCCGCGGAACCCGCTGTCGGCTGCGGCTCAGGGCCGGGGAATCCGTGTTGCTGTATCCCCACCGCATCCCCTTGGTGGCCACTGCTGAGAGCTGA
- the gloB gene encoding hydroxyacylglutathione hydrolase, with the protein MPPTPANAPAPQTVADGIHQLPVLNDNIIWIWVRGNQAVVVDPAVAGPVISWLTDRDLQLKAVLQTHHHADHIGGTPELLAQWPAAAVVAAAADRERIPFQTVSVRGGDRLPLLGQELEVIDVPAHTRAHIAFLVPEGGRAGEPAALFCGDTLFSAGCGRLFEGTATDMHRALQRLGSLPDSTTVHCAHEYTEANLRWAMQRAPLNQQIKERLEQVQGLRRQGASSLPSTIKIEQATNLFLQASTPDKLASLRADKDQWRG; encoded by the coding sequence ATGCCCCCGACCCCGGCGAACGCCCCTGCACCCCAGACGGTGGCTGATGGCATTCATCAGCTGCCCGTTCTCAACGACAACATCATTTGGATCTGGGTGCGAGGCAACCAGGCTGTGGTGGTGGACCCTGCGGTGGCGGGCCCTGTGATCAGCTGGCTGACAGACCGCGACCTGCAACTGAAGGCGGTGCTTCAGACCCACCACCATGCCGATCACATCGGCGGCACGCCCGAACTCCTGGCGCAGTGGCCCGCCGCTGCGGTGGTTGCTGCGGCCGCAGACCGGGAACGGATCCCCTTTCAAACCGTGTCCGTGCGGGGCGGAGACCGATTACCCCTGCTCGGTCAGGAGCTTGAGGTGATCGATGTGCCAGCCCACACCAGGGCGCATATCGCCTTCTTGGTGCCAGAGGGTGGCCGAGCTGGCGAACCAGCGGCGTTGTTCTGCGGTGACACCTTGTTCAGCGCAGGCTGCGGGCGTCTGTTTGAAGGAACAGCCACAGACATGCACAGGGCCTTGCAGCGGCTTGGCTCTCTCCCCGACAGCACAACGGTGCATTGCGCCCACGAATACACCGAGGCCAATCTGCGCTGGGCCATGCAACGCGCTCCTCTCAATCAACAGATCAAAGAGAGGCTTGAGCAAGTACAGGGCCTGCGTCGACAAGGGGCCAGCAGCCTGCCCAGCACGATCAAGATTGAGCAGGCCACCAACCTGTTTCTTCAAGCCTCGACCCCAGACAAGCTGGCAAGCCTGCGCGCTGATAAAGACCAGTGGCGCGGGTGA
- the hisG gene encoding ATP phosphoribosyltransferase, which yields MITVALAKGALLKESVARFNAAGLDFSAVLDPDNRQLMVPSRCGRARALLVRNGDVPVYVAYGQAQLGVVGYDVLKEHQMPVAQLVDLNFGGCRMSVAVKESSGYRCAADLPPHCRVASKFTRCARQYFDALELPVELVHLTGSVELGPITGIAEAIVDLVATGRTLRDNGLIAIEDLFHTTARLVGHPLSIRLDNGELREIVDAMRAATPQPLVNA from the coding sequence ATGATCACCGTCGCTCTGGCCAAGGGGGCGCTGCTGAAAGAGTCAGTGGCGCGGTTTAACGCAGCCGGCCTCGATTTCTCCGCGGTCCTCGATCCCGACAACCGTCAGTTGATGGTGCCGTCGCGCTGCGGTCGGGCGCGAGCCTTATTGGTGCGCAACGGTGATGTGCCTGTCTATGTGGCTTATGGCCAGGCCCAGCTTGGGGTGGTTGGTTACGACGTGCTCAAGGAGCACCAGATGCCCGTGGCTCAGCTGGTGGATCTGAATTTCGGGGGCTGCCGTATGTCGGTGGCGGTGAAGGAAAGCAGTGGCTACCGCTGCGCCGCCGATCTTCCGCCCCATTGCCGGGTGGCGAGCAAATTCACCCGTTGCGCGCGTCAATACTTCGATGCCCTGGAGCTTCCGGTGGAACTGGTGCATCTCACCGGTTCGGTCGAGCTGGGCCCCATCACCGGCATCGCTGAGGCGATTGTGGATCTGGTGGCCACCGGTCGCACCCTGCGTGACAACGGCCTGATTGCCATTGAAGATCTGTTCCACACCACGGCTCGCCTTGTGGGGCATCCCCTCTCCATTCGTCTCGACAACGGAGAGCTTCGGGAGATCGTTGATGCGATGCGGGCTGCGACGCCGCAGCCGCTGGTGAATGCCTGA
- a CDS encoding ABC transporter ATP-binding protein has translation MAGSDLRRVKRLGRYLGRDRRRLSLTLVLLIPVALAGAIQPLLVGQAIAVLRRVGGETKESVLPLLQGLETPVALRLIVAVLLVSVLLRLGLQGVQTFNIQAVGQRLTARIREDLFAHAINLSVRFHDRMPVGKLLTRLTSDVDALAEVFGSGAVGVLGDLVSLVVIAVTMLLVEWRLGLLLLAAQIPVTFVILWLQRRYRKANYRVREELSQLNADFQENLQGLEVVQMFRREAVNGQRFNTTGLAYRRAVNGTIFFDSSISAFIEWVALGAVALVLALGGWMVTAGAMGLGTLTTFILYSQRLFDPLRQLAERFTQIQGGLTAVERIGELLEEPLEIVDNAEAAKEGTIRQLASARAPRGEVVFENVSFAYRPDEPILRNLNFRIAAGEHVALVGPTGSGKSTVIRLLCRLYEPQKGRILLDGRDIRSLPMQELRRQLGVVLQDTFLFSGTVGDNLRLDVPIDDARLRSICRDLGLDPLLQRLPDGLDTTLRERGGNLSSGERQLLAVARVAIRNPTVLVMDEATAFMDPSTEATLQRDLDRLLEKRTAVVIAHRLATVEAADRIFVLRRGQLIEQGTHQELRALGGLYAELAELQERGLARL, from the coding sequence ATGGCGGGCTCTGATCTCAGGCGCGTTAAGAGGCTGGGCCGTTATCTCGGTCGCGATCGTCGCCGGCTCTCGCTCACCTTGGTGCTGCTGATCCCCGTGGCTCTGGCCGGAGCCATTCAGCCGTTGCTGGTGGGTCAGGCGATCGCCGTGCTCCGCCGGGTCGGTGGTGAGACCAAGGAATCGGTGCTTCCGCTGCTTCAGGGGCTTGAGACGCCTGTGGCCTTGCGCCTGATCGTGGCTGTGCTGTTGGTCTCAGTGCTTCTGCGTCTGGGGCTTCAGGGGGTGCAAACCTTCAATATTCAGGCGGTGGGCCAACGGCTCACGGCCCGCATTCGAGAAGACCTCTTCGCCCACGCGATCAATCTTTCGGTCCGCTTTCACGACCGCATGCCGGTGGGCAAGTTGCTCACCCGGCTGACGAGTGATGTGGATGCCCTTGCCGAGGTGTTTGGTAGTGGGGCTGTTGGTGTGTTGGGTGATCTGGTGAGTCTTGTGGTGATTGCGGTCACCATGCTGTTGGTGGAATGGCGACTGGGACTGCTGTTGCTGGCTGCTCAGATCCCAGTCACCTTTGTGATCCTCTGGCTCCAACGCCGCTATCGCAAAGCCAACTACCGGGTGAGGGAGGAACTCTCTCAGCTCAATGCGGATTTCCAGGAGAACCTGCAGGGTCTTGAGGTGGTGCAGATGTTCCGGCGTGAGGCCGTGAATGGCCAACGCTTCAACACCACCGGTTTGGCCTACCGCAGGGCTGTGAATGGCACGATTTTTTTCGACAGCAGCATTTCGGCCTTCATTGAATGGGTCGCTCTTGGGGCTGTTGCCCTGGTGTTGGCCTTGGGTGGATGGATGGTGACAGCAGGGGCGATGGGATTGGGCACCCTCACCACGTTCATCCTTTATTCCCAGCGTCTGTTCGATCCATTGCGCCAGCTGGCAGAGCGCTTCACCCAGATCCAAGGAGGACTTACCGCCGTTGAGCGCATTGGCGAGCTGCTCGAGGAGCCTCTCGAGATCGTCGACAACGCCGAGGCGGCCAAAGAGGGCACCATCCGCCAGCTCGCTTCCGCCCGAGCTCCCCGCGGTGAAGTGGTGTTCGAGAACGTGAGCTTTGCCTACCGCCCCGACGAACCGATCCTGCGCAATCTCAACTTCCGAATTGCAGCCGGAGAGCACGTGGCTCTGGTGGGACCCACCGGGTCGGGCAAGAGCACGGTGATTCGTCTGCTCTGCCGCCTGTATGAACCCCAGAAGGGTCGGATCCTGCTGGACGGTCGTGACATCCGCAGCCTGCCGATGCAGGAGTTGCGTCGCCAGCTGGGTGTCGTGCTCCAAGACACGTTCCTGTTTAGCGGCACCGTCGGTGACAACCTGCGTCTGGATGTCCCGATCGACGACGCCCGCCTTCGGAGCATCTGCCGCGACCTCGGTCTCGACCCGCTGTTGCAACGACTGCCCGATGGGCTGGACACCACCCTGAGGGAGCGGGGCGGCAACCTGTCTTCGGGGGAACGGCAGTTGTTGGCCGTGGCCAGGGTTGCGATCCGTAATCCCACGGTGTTGGTGATGGATGAAGCAACGGCCTTCATGGATCCCTCCACCGAAGCCACCCTGCAACGCGACCTGGATCGTCTGCTCGAAAAGCGCACAGCAGTGGTGATCGCCCACCGTTTGGCCACGGTGGAGGCGGCGGATCGAATTTTCGTGTTGCGGCGGGGGCAGTTGATTGAGCAGGGCACCCATCAGGAGCTCCGCGCCCTGGGAGGGCTCTATGCCGAATTGGCGGAATTGCAAGAACGGGGTCTCGCCAGGCTCTAG
- a CDS encoding GNAT family N-acetyltransferase, translating to MIGTPALTEETLAQAYGEKARFCQTPNSQVSLVFSQSRPMDLVELERLLESVGWSRRPARRVRKALEHSLITVGLWRHDPRLPRLVGFARCTGDGVLDATIWDVAVHPLYQGSGLGKQLMDYVLDALREMGTERATLFADPGVLPFYQRLGWELEPSGHRCGFWYAS from the coding sequence GTGATCGGAACGCCTGCACTCACAGAGGAGACATTGGCGCAGGCCTATGGGGAGAAGGCTCGCTTCTGCCAGACCCCCAATTCCCAGGTCAGCCTGGTTTTCAGCCAATCGCGCCCCATGGACCTGGTGGAGCTGGAGCGTCTCCTGGAGTCAGTGGGTTGGAGTCGGCGGCCTGCGCGCCGTGTGAGAAAGGCCCTGGAGCACAGCCTGATCACTGTGGGCTTGTGGCGACACGACCCACGGCTTCCCCGTCTGGTGGGCTTTGCCCGCTGCACGGGTGATGGCGTGCTGGATGCCACGATCTGGGATGTGGCCGTGCATCCCCTCTACCAAGGCTCAGGCCTGGGAAAACAGTTGATGGATTACGTGTTGGATGCCCTGCGGGAGATGGGAACCGAACGGGCCACGTTGTTTGCTGATCCCGGAGTGTTGCCCTTCTACCAGCGTCTTGGTTGGGAGCTGGAGCCCTCAGGCCATCGCTGTGGTTTCTGGTACGCCAGCTGA
- a CDS encoding TIGR04283 family arsenosugar biosynthesis glycosyltransferase produces the protein MPTLSVIVPCLNEAQRLPLLLADLQRWDGPLERIVVDGGSHDRSGEIARLSGAHWLQAPQRGRGCQLAHGAAQAQGTWLLFLHSDSRLPTNWAQTLASLVHAPAAKHSAWYFDLRLTPSRPSLRLLEAAVAFRSRWLQRPYGDQGLLVHCDLYHHCGGYAPLPLMEDLDLVERLAAIARLRPIGQALLSDGRRWSRTGVLERSWRNARLRQRWRQGVSAEQLAADYYGQPISP, from the coding sequence ATGCCAACCCTGAGTGTGATCGTTCCCTGCCTGAATGAAGCGCAGCGTCTACCGCTGCTGCTGGCCGATCTGCAGCGCTGGGATGGCCCACTGGAACGCATCGTTGTTGATGGTGGCAGCCACGACCGCAGCGGCGAGATTGCCCGTTTATCGGGTGCGCACTGGCTTCAGGCTCCGCAACGGGGGCGAGGCTGCCAGCTGGCCCACGGCGCCGCGCAAGCGCAGGGAACCTGGTTGCTATTCCTCCACAGCGACAGCCGGCTGCCCACCAACTGGGCCCAGACGCTGGCATCCCTGGTCCATGCACCCGCTGCCAAACACTCGGCCTGGTACTTCGATCTAAGGCTTACGCCCAGCCGGCCATCCCTGCGATTACTCGAAGCAGCTGTCGCCTTTCGCAGCCGTTGGCTGCAACGCCCCTATGGCGACCAAGGGTTGCTTGTGCACTGCGATCTTTACCACCATTGCGGTGGCTATGCCCCTCTCCCTCTGATGGAGGATCTCGATCTCGTGGAGCGACTTGCTGCCATCGCCCGATTAAGGCCCATCGGTCAGGCGTTGCTGAGTGATGGACGCCGTTGGAGCCGCACCGGCGTGCTGGAACGCAGCTGGCGTAATGCCCGACTTCGCCAGCGCTGGCGGCAGGGCGTGAGTGCGGAACAACTGGCTGCTGATTACTACGGACAACCGATCAGCCCCTGA
- a CDS encoding TIGR04282 family arsenosugar biosynthesis glycosyltransferase, translating to MTKTPVDHQTRPVLVVMSRWPAFGRCKRRLGATIGPSAAAAVQARLRLHTLAVATSLADDGILELQVAVSGSGLNPHRRVQTRHPIHHLHLQGEGDLGLRMRRQLLKARRGRVSPPLLIIGTDLPDLSRRDLCCAIDALTHHDLVVGPASDGGYWLLGLGPALARSCPSWLFAGLPWGSESVLAITRERAHRKGLTPFLLREHNDIDRVEDLKPWLA from the coding sequence TTGACCAAGACGCCTGTCGACCATCAGACCCGTCCCGTTCTGGTGGTGATGAGCCGCTGGCCGGCCTTCGGACGTTGCAAGCGCCGGCTCGGGGCCACGATCGGTCCCAGTGCAGCCGCTGCAGTACAGGCCCGGTTGCGCTTGCATACCCTCGCCGTCGCCACCTCCCTGGCCGACGACGGCATCCTCGAGTTGCAAGTGGCAGTCAGTGGATCGGGGCTCAACCCTCACCGGAGAGTCCAAACCCGTCACCCCATCCATCACCTGCATCTCCAAGGGGAAGGAGACCTGGGTCTGCGCATGCGGCGACAACTGCTGAAGGCCCGCCGCGGCCGGGTTTCGCCACCGCTACTGATCATCGGGACTGATCTACCCGACCTATCGCGTCGGGATCTCTGCTGCGCCATCGATGCCTTGACGCACCATGATTTGGTGGTGGGGCCAGCCAGCGATGGTGGCTACTGGCTCCTGGGGCTGGGCCCCGCGCTGGCTCGGTCATGCCCGTCCTGGCTGTTCGCAGGACTGCCCTGGGGCAGTGAGAGCGTGCTGGCGATCACCCGCGAGCGGGCACATCGCAAAGGCCTCACACCGTTTCTATTGCGGGAGCACAACGACATCGACCGCGTGGAGGACCTCAAGCCTTGGCTGGCCTGA
- a CDS encoding trypsin-like peptidase domain-containing protein, with amino-acid sequence MACAAHDRKLRPLSWLGISLIGLSLSGCDANWKQRLGIAPEPTPSKLPQVSDGPSAPPLKPGRNVIVSAVDRVGPAVVRIDTIKRVSNPLGNLFGGAPAIQQQQGQGSGFITRSDGLIFTNEHVVEGADRVSVTLPDGRSFRGKVLGGDPLTDVAVVKVVAEKLPVAPLGDSNDLKPGEWAIAIGNPLGLNNTVTAGIISAVDRTNALGSGQRVAYIQTDAAVNPGNSGGPLINASGQVIGINTAIRKAPGAGLSFAIPINQAKRIAQQIITTGQASHPYIGVRLQSLTPQLAKEINATSSRCRVPETNGVIVVEVVDNSPASRAGIKACDLIKSVNGKRVKDPSEVQLAVDGGRVGEPMPLTVERDGASEKLSVRPAELPRQD; translated from the coding sequence ATGGCCTGCGCCGCTCATGACCGAAAGCTGCGCCCCCTGTCCTGGCTGGGGATCAGCCTGATTGGCCTCAGCCTCAGTGGCTGCGATGCGAACTGGAAGCAACGGCTGGGGATCGCTCCTGAGCCCACTCCAAGCAAGCTGCCCCAGGTCAGCGACGGCCCCAGCGCACCGCCGCTCAAGCCGGGACGGAACGTGATCGTGTCAGCAGTGGACCGGGTCGGTCCCGCCGTCGTGCGAATCGACACGATCAAACGGGTCAGCAATCCTCTGGGGAACCTGTTCGGTGGCGCTCCGGCGATCCAGCAGCAGCAGGGCCAAGGGTCTGGATTCATCACCCGCTCCGATGGTCTGATCTTCACCAATGAACATGTGGTGGAAGGAGCGGATCGGGTGTCGGTCACCCTTCCAGACGGGCGCAGTTTTCGCGGCAAGGTGCTGGGGGGGGATCCGCTCACTGACGTGGCGGTGGTGAAAGTGGTGGCCGAGAAGCTGCCCGTGGCGCCACTCGGAGACTCCAACGACCTCAAACCAGGCGAATGGGCAATCGCCATCGGCAACCCCCTGGGACTCAATAACACCGTCACGGCAGGCATCATCAGCGCCGTGGATCGCACCAACGCGCTTGGCTCAGGCCAGCGGGTGGCTTACATCCAAACCGATGCAGCGGTGAATCCGGGCAACAGCGGCGGGCCACTGATCAACGCCTCCGGTCAGGTGATCGGCATCAACACCGCGATCCGCAAGGCACCGGGCGCCGGACTCAGCTTTGCCATTCCGATCAACCAGGCCAAGCGCATTGCCCAGCAGATCATCACCACCGGCCAGGCATCGCACCCGTACATCGGCGTGCGACTGCAAAGCCTCACACCCCAGCTGGCGAAGGAAATTAACGCCACTAGTTCCCGCTGCCGCGTGCCGGAAACCAATGGCGTGATTGTCGTTGAGGTGGTGGACAACAGCCCCGCCTCCCGAGCAGGCATCAAGGCCTGTGATCTGATCAAGTCGGTCAACGGCAAGCGCGTGAAGGACCCATCCGAAGTGCAGTTGGCCGTCGACGGTGGGAGGGTGGGCGAACCCATGCCCCTGACCGTGGAACGCGACGGAGCCAGCGAGAAGCTGTCCGTGCGTCCGGCTGAACTGCCACGACAGGATTGA